TGCCGGGCGTACTCGGCGGGCCACGCCGGGTCGGCCTCGACGAGGAAGACGTCGCTCCCGGAACCGCGCGGCATCAGGTACTCGACCACCGCACGAGCATAGGACGATCCGGAATAGTTAGCAGAGGTAATGAGTTAGGCTAACGACATGGCTCCCACGGTCGAGAAGGCAGCGCGTACCGACGCCGGCCTCGCCTCCCAGCTCCGGCTCTCGGTGATGCGGCTGCGACGCCGGCTCGCCAACGAGCGCCACCCCGACAACGAGCTCAGCCTCAACGCGATGGCGGTCCTCGGGTCCCTCTACCGCCACGGCGAGCTGACGGTGGGGGAGCTGGCGGCCCTCGAGATGGTCCAGCCCCCGTCGATGACCCGCACCGTCAACTGCCTCGCGGACGGCGGCCACGTGGTCCGCCGCAAGCACGAGACCGACGGCCGCCAGGTCGTGGTCGTGCTGACCGACAGCGGTCGCCAGACCGTGCTGGCCGACCGACGCCGCCGCGACGCCTGGCTCGCCCGCCGGCTCGCCGAGCTCTCGCCGCACGAACGCGCCGTCCTCCGTGAGGCGGCCCCGATCCTCGAAAGGCTCTCCTCTAGTTGAGTCCCACGTTCCGCTCCCTCCACAACCCCAACTACCGTCGCTACGCAGCCGGTGGCGTCGTCTCCAACACCGGCACCTGGATGCAGCGCGTCGCCCAGGACTGGTTGGTGCTCCAGCTCACCGCCGGCAGCGGTGCCGCCGTCGGCATCACCACCGGGCTGCAGTTCCTGCCGTTCCTGCTGCTCTCGCCGCTCGCCGGGCTGGTCGCCGACCGGATCCCGAAGCGGCGGCTGCTCCAGCTGACCAACGTCGGCATGGCCGTCCCCGCCGTGGTCCTGGGGCTGCTGGCGGTCACGGGCGTGGCCCAGACGTGGCACGTCTACGTGCTGGCCCTCGTGCTCGGCACTGCCTCGGCCTTCGACGCGCCTGCCCGCCAGAGCTTCGTCTCCGAGCTGGTCGACGCCGACGACCTCACCAACGCCGTGGGCCTCAACTCCGCCAGCTTCAACGCGGCTCGCATCGTCGGGCCGGCGGTGGCCGGCATCCTGATCGCAGCCCTCGGCGGCGGCGTCGTGGCGACCGGGTGGGTGATCCTCGTCAACGCCGTCAGCTACGTCGCCCCGGTGCTGTCGCTCCGCTCGCTCGACGCGCGGCTGCTCCACAGCCCCGAGCTGGTGCGCCGCGAGCCCGGCCAGATCCGGGCGGGGCTGGCCTACGTCCGGGGCCGCCCCGACCTGATGCTGGTCATGGCGATCGTGTTCTTCGCCGGCACCTTCGGCCTCAACTTCCAGCTGACCTCGGCCCTGATGGCCACCGAGACCTTCGACAAGGGTGCGACCGAGTACGGCCTGCTCGGGACCTTCATGGCGGTCGGCTCGCTCACCGGGTCGCTCGTCGCCGCCCGCCGGGTCCGCGTACGCCACCGGCTGATCGTGCTGGCGGCCCTCACCTTCGCGGTGCTCGAGATGATCGCCGGCGCGATGCCGACGTACCTCACCTTCGCGCTGATGACGCCGCTGCTCGGGCTGAGCGCGCTCACGATGATCACGGCGGCGAACTCGTTCGTCCAGCTGCACACCGACCCGGGGATGCGCGGGCGGGTGATGGCCCTCTACATGATGATCTTCATCGGTGGGACGCCCCTGGGGGCGCCCCTGATCGGGTGGATCGGGGAGGTCGCAGGACCCCGGTGGACGCTGTGGATCGGCGGTGCCGCGACCGCGGTCGGGGTGCTGGCCGCGAGCGCCTTCTACCTCCGCACCCGGCCGGCCCCCGAGCCGGAGACGGTGACCCTTCCGACAGCGCCCGCGGGAGTGCCCGTCGGGCGCTGATCCGCCGTTTTGACCGGTGTTGGGGCGGGGAGTAATCTCAATCCTCGTGTCTGGGACGACCAGACCGTTGAGCGCGCCCCGATCTCGCAGGGCGCCCATCACAGGCACACCGCTCCATCGCAACACGTCGTGCCCGGCAAGGTGCCGGGTTCTGAGAGAAGCCCAGAAAGGGAACCGCCCAGGTGCCCACCATTAATCAGCTGGTCCGCAAGGGCCGCCAGGACAAGGTGTCCAAGAACAAGACGCCTGCCCTGAAGGGATCCCCGCAGCGCCGCGGCGTCTGCACCCGCGTCTACACCACCACCCCCAAGAAGCCGAACTCCGCCCTCCGCAAGGTCGCCCGCGTGCGCCTGTCGAGCGGCGTCGAGGTCACTGCCTACATCCCGGGTGTCGGTCACAACCTGCAGGAGCACTCCATCGTGCTCGTCCGCGGCGGTCGTGTGAAGGACCTGCCCGGCGTGCGCTACAAGATCATCCGCGGCACGCTCGACACCCAGGGTGTCAAGAACCGCAAGCAGGCCCGCAGCCGTTACGGCGCGAAGAAGGAGAAGAGCTGATATGCCGCGCAAGGGTCCCGCTCCCAAGCGGCCGATCGACGTCGACCCGGTCTACGGGTCCCAGCTGGTGACCCAGCTGGTCTCCAAGGTGCTCCAGGACGGCAAGAAGCAGGTCGCCCAGCGCATCGTCTACTCCGCCCTCGAGGGCTGCCGCGAGAAGACCGGCACCGACCCGGTCATCACGCTCAAGCGTGCGCTCGACAACGTGAAGCCGGCCATCGAGGTCAAGTCCCGCCGCGTCGGTGGTGCGACCTACCAGGTCCCGATCGAGGTCAAGGGCACGCGCGGCACCACGCTGGCGTTGCGCTGGCTCGTGGGCTACGCCGCCGACCGTCGCGAGAAGACGATGTCCGAGCGCCTGATGAACGAGATCCTCGACGCCTCCAACGGCCTCGGCGCCGCGGTGAAGAAGCGCGAGGACACCCACAAGATGGCCGAGTCCAACAAGGCCTTCGCCCACTACCGCTGGTGATGTGGCCGGGGCCGCCTGTGGTCACCGATCCAGGTTGCTGCTCGCAGCACCGCAGGCGCCTCGCTCCCATCGCTGGAACCCGACTTCCTAAGGAACGCTGACCACAGTGGCTGTCGACATCACCACCGACCTCAACGTCGTCCGCAACATCGGCATCATGGCCCACATCGATGCCGGCAAGACGACGACCACCGAGCGCATCCTCTTCTACACCGGTATCTCCTACAAGATCGGTGAGGTCCACGACGGCGCGGCCGTCATGGACTGGATGGAGCAGGAGCAGGAGCGCGGCATCACCATCACGTCCGCCGCGACCACCTGCTGGTGGAAGGACCACCAGATCAACATCATCGACACCCCGGGCCACGTCGACTTCACCGCCGAGGTCGAGCGCTCCCTGCGCGTGCTCGACGGCGCGGTCGCGGTCTTCGACGGTGTCGCCGGTGTCGAGCCGCAGACCATGACCGTGTGGCGCCAGGCCAACAAGTACTCCGTCCCGCGGATGTGCTTCGTCAACAAGCTGGACCGCACCGGTGCCGACTTCTTCCGCTGCGTCGACATGATGGTCGACCGCCTCAACTCCACCCCGCTGGTGCTGCAGCTGCCCATCGGCGCGGAGTCGGACTTCCTCGGCGTGATCGACCTGGTCGGCATGCGCGCCCTCACCTGGCGTGGCGAGACCACGATGGGCGAGGACTACGAGGTCGAGGAGATCCCGGCCGCGATGCAGGCCCAGGCCGACGAGTACCGCGAGAAGCTGCTCGAGACGCTGGCCGAGGCCGACGACGACATCATGGAGAAGTACCTCGAGGGCGAGACCTTCACGGTCCCCGAGCTCGAGGACGCGATCCGTCGCGCCACCCTGGCCGACAAGGTCAACCCGGTGCTGTGCGGCACGGCGTTCAAGAACAAGGGCGTCCAGCCCCTGCTCGACGCGGTCGTCAAGTACCTCCCGTCGCCGCTCGACATCGAGGGCATCGTGGGCCACGACCCGAAGGACGAGGACAAGGAGCTGGTGCGCAAGCCCAGCGACGACGAGCCCTTCTCCGGCCTCGCCTACAAGATCGCCAGCGACCCGCACCTCGGCAAGCTGATCTACGTCCGGGTCTACTCCGGCAAGCTCGAGGCCGGCTCGACCGTGGTCAACTCGGTCAACGGCCGCAAGGAGCGGATCGGCAAGGTCTACCAGATGCACGCCAACAAGCGTGAGGAGATCGCGTCGGTCGGCGCCGGCCAGATCGTGGCCGTCATGGGCCTCAAGGACACCAAGACGGGCCACACCCTGTCCGACCCGGCCCACCAGGTGGTGCTGGAGTCGATGACCTTCCCGGCCCCGGTGATCGAGGTCGCGATCGAGCCCAAGACCAAGTCCGACCAGGAGAAGCTGGGCATGGCGATCCAGCGTCTCTCCGACGAGGACCCGACCTTCACGGTCAAGGCCGACGAGGAGACCGGGCAGACGATCATCGCGGGCATGGGTGAGCTCCACCTGGAGATCCTCGTCGACCGGATGAAGCGCGAGTTCCGCGTCGAGGCCACCGTCGGCAAGCCGCAGGTCGCCTACCGCGAGACCCTCCGCAAGGAGGTCTCCAAGCACAGCTACACCCACAAGAAGCAGACGGGTGGCTCGGGCCAGTTCGCGAAGGTCGTCATCTCGCTCGGCCCGAACATCGACCCCGAGACCGGGACGGGTGCGGGCTACGAGTTCGCCAACAACGTCACCGGTGGTCGCGTGCCGAAGGAGTACATCCCCTCGGTCGACCAGGGCGGTCAGGACGCCATGGAGTTCGGCGTCCTCGCCGGTTACCCGATGGTCGACGTGAAGTTCACGCTCGAGGACGGCGCCTACCACGACGTCGACTCCTCCGAGCTGGCCTTCAAGATCGCCGGCAACCAGGCCTTCAAGGAGGCCGCGCGGATGGCCAAGCCCGTCCTCCTCGAGCCGATGTTCGCCGTGGAGGTGACCACTCCCGAGAGCTTCCTCGGCACGGTCATCGGCGACATCAACAGCCGTCGCGGCCAGATCCAGGCACAGGAGGAGCGTCACGGTGACATGGTCATCAACGCCCTCGTGCCCCTGTCCGAGATGTTCGGGTACGTTGGCGACCTGAGGTCCAAGACCTCCGGTCAGGCGTCGTACTCGATGGAGTTCGACTCGTACGCCGAGGTTCCCACGAACATCGCCGACGAGATCGTCAAGAAGGTCCGCGGCGAGTAAGTCGCCGGACCCTCGGCAAACACACAGCAATACGAGTCAAGTTCACCACCACACCAGGAGGAGCCCACAGTGGCTAAGGCGAAGTTCGAGCGGACCAAGCCGCACGTCAACATCGGCACGATCGGTCACATCGACCACGGCAAGACCACCTTGACCGCGGCGATCACCAAGGTGCTGCACGACAAGCACCCCGACCTCAACGCGGCGTCGGCGTTCGATGAGATCGACAAGGCTCCCGAGGAGCGTCAGCGCGGCATCACGATCTCGATCGCGCACGTCGAGTACCAGACCGAGGCGCGTCACTACGCCCACGTCGACTGCCCCGGTCACGCCGACTACATCAAGAACATGATCACCGGCGCGGCGCAGATGGACGGCGCGATCCTCGTGGTCGCCGCCACCGACGGCCCGATGCCGCAGACCCGTGAGCACGTGCTGCTGGCCCGCCAGGTCGGCGTCCCCGCCCTGGTGGTCGCGCTCAACAAGTGCGACATGGTCGACGACGAGGAGCTCATCGAGCTCGTCGAGATGGAGGTGCGCGAGCTCCTCTCCGAGTACGAGTTCCCGGGCGACGACATCCCGGTCGTCCAGGTGGCTGCCTTCCCGGCG
This genomic interval from Nocardioides euryhalodurans contains the following:
- the fusA gene encoding elongation factor G; this encodes MAHIDAGKTTTTERILFYTGISYKIGEVHDGAAVMDWMEQEQERGITITSAATTCWWKDHQINIIDTPGHVDFTAEVERSLRVLDGAVAVFDGVAGVEPQTMTVWRQANKYSVPRMCFVNKLDRTGADFFRCVDMMVDRLNSTPLVLQLPIGAESDFLGVIDLVGMRALTWRGETTMGEDYEVEEIPAAMQAQADEYREKLLETLAEADDDIMEKYLEGETFTVPELEDAIRRATLADKVNPVLCGTAFKNKGVQPLLDAVVKYLPSPLDIEGIVGHDPKDEDKELVRKPSDDEPFSGLAYKIASDPHLGKLIYVRVYSGKLEAGSTVVNSVNGRKERIGKVYQMHANKREEIASVGAGQIVAVMGLKDTKTGHTLSDPAHQVVLESMTFPAPVIEVAIEPKTKSDQEKLGMAIQRLSDEDPTFTVKADEETGQTIIAGMGELHLEILVDRMKREFRVEATVGKPQVAYRETLRKEVSKHSYTHKKQTGGSGQFAKVVISLGPNIDPETGTGAGYEFANNVTGGRVPKEYIPSVDQGGQDAMEFGVLAGYPMVDVKFTLEDGAYHDVDSSELAFKIAGNQAFKEAARMAKPVLLEPMFAVEVTTPESFLGTVIGDINSRRGQIQAQEERHGDMVINALVPLSEMFGYVGDLRSKTSGQASYSMEFDSYAEVPTNIADEIVKKVRGE
- a CDS encoding MarR family winged helix-turn-helix transcriptional regulator, with product MAPTVEKAARTDAGLASQLRLSVMRLRRRLANERHPDNELSLNAMAVLGSLYRHGELTVGELAALEMVQPPSMTRTVNCLADGGHVVRRKHETDGRQVVVVLTDSGRQTVLADRRRRDAWLARRLAELSPHERAVLREAAPILERLSSS
- the rpsG gene encoding 30S ribosomal protein S7 produces the protein MPRKGPAPKRPIDVDPVYGSQLVTQLVSKVLQDGKKQVAQRIVYSALEGCREKTGTDPVITLKRALDNVKPAIEVKSRRVGGATYQVPIEVKGTRGTTLALRWLVGYAADRREKTMSERLMNEILDASNGLGAAVKKREDTHKMAESNKAFAHYRW
- a CDS encoding MFS transporter; protein product: MSPTFRSLHNPNYRRYAAGGVVSNTGTWMQRVAQDWLVLQLTAGSGAAVGITTGLQFLPFLLLSPLAGLVADRIPKRRLLQLTNVGMAVPAVVLGLLAVTGVAQTWHVYVLALVLGTASAFDAPARQSFVSELVDADDLTNAVGLNSASFNAARIVGPAVAGILIAALGGGVVATGWVILVNAVSYVAPVLSLRSLDARLLHSPELVRREPGQIRAGLAYVRGRPDLMLVMAIVFFAGTFGLNFQLTSALMATETFDKGATEYGLLGTFMAVGSLTGSLVAARRVRVRHRLIVLAALTFAVLEMIAGAMPTYLTFALMTPLLGLSALTMITAANSFVQLHTDPGMRGRVMALYMMIFIGGTPLGAPLIGWIGEVAGPRWTLWIGGAATAVGVLAASAFYLRTRPAPEPETVTLPTAPAGVPVGR
- the rpsL gene encoding 30S ribosomal protein S12, yielding MPTINQLVRKGRQDKVSKNKTPALKGSPQRRGVCTRVYTTTPKKPNSALRKVARVRLSSGVEVTAYIPGVGHNLQEHSIVLVRGGRVKDLPGVRYKIIRGTLDTQGVKNRKQARSRYGAKKEKS